One Nitrospina watsonii DNA segment encodes these proteins:
- a CDS encoding heme lyase CcmF/NrfE family subunit: protein MNELGEFALMVALATALYGVVGYVMAFRGNRVDLYMSADKTPLIVWTCVAVASVSLWYAFLTNDFSVEYVWAYSNRELDIFYKFSSFWGGQKGSLLFWTLILSTYMLIVYVQNRKQNVRLVPVGLAVMMVIAIFFLGLLNFSTNPFERIPLPPEDGRGLNPLLQNYWMVIHPPTLYLGYVGFTVPFAFATAALLTKNLDDGWIRMTRKWTLVSWFFLCMGNLFGAQWAYVELGWGGYWAWDPVENAAFMPLLIATAFLHSVMIQEKKDMMKVWNMSLILLTFVMTIFGTFITRSGLIQSVHTFDEATLGFYFLGFLGVIIVFSTVLILKRLPLLKSNNELDSFLSRESSFLFNNLVLLGITFSTFWGTIFPIISEAFRGVKITVGPPFYNQVNVPIGLVLLALVGIGPVIAWRKATWSNLKKNFTKPVLVALAGAAVLFPFVPLTDKAEIYSYITFILCFFVLASILTEFYKGAIARHAAHEESYPSALSQLVWKNKRRYGGYTVHIGVVLLFAGIAGSQAYDTEMQKHVQIGETVKLRNYDITYERLMVKEQTSVKTRVIAQLGIFQDGRRIWTGNPEKEFYKGQKQPVTEVDLLSTYKEDLYLILADFNPDTSAATIKIHINPMVSWMWTGAWVIAFGTSICMWPDRLESRRRLERLKRQEAIFMPAQE, encoded by the coding sequence GGCCCTGTACGGGGTGGTGGGCTATGTCATGGCCTTCCGCGGCAACCGCGTCGATCTGTACATGAGTGCGGACAAGACACCCCTGATCGTCTGGACCTGTGTGGCGGTGGCGTCCGTTTCATTGTGGTACGCGTTTCTCACCAACGACTTCAGCGTCGAATACGTGTGGGCGTACTCCAACCGCGAGCTCGACATCTTTTACAAATTTTCCTCGTTCTGGGGCGGACAGAAGGGATCGCTCCTGTTCTGGACCCTGATCCTTTCCACCTACATGCTGATCGTGTATGTCCAGAACCGGAAACAGAACGTGCGTCTGGTGCCGGTGGGGCTGGCGGTGATGATGGTCATCGCCATTTTCTTTCTCGGCCTGCTCAACTTCAGCACCAATCCTTTCGAGCGCATTCCGCTGCCGCCGGAAGACGGACGCGGTCTGAATCCGCTGCTTCAAAATTACTGGATGGTGATTCATCCGCCGACGCTGTACCTCGGTTATGTCGGCTTCACCGTGCCCTTCGCCTTCGCCACGGCGGCCTTGTTGACGAAGAACCTCGACGACGGCTGGATTCGCATGACCCGCAAGTGGACGCTGGTGTCGTGGTTTTTCCTGTGCATGGGCAATCTGTTCGGCGCGCAGTGGGCGTATGTGGAGCTGGGCTGGGGCGGTTACTGGGCGTGGGATCCGGTGGAAAACGCGGCCTTCATGCCGTTGCTCATTGCGACCGCCTTTCTGCATTCGGTGATGATTCAGGAAAAGAAGGACATGATGAAGGTCTGGAACATGTCGCTCATCCTGCTCACTTTTGTGATGACCATCTTCGGCACTTTCATCACCCGCAGCGGGCTCATCCAGTCCGTGCACACGTTCGACGAAGCGACGTTGGGATTCTATTTCCTCGGGTTTCTCGGGGTGATCATTGTGTTTTCCACGGTGCTGATTCTCAAACGCCTGCCTCTGCTTAAAAGCAATAACGAACTGGATTCGTTCCTGTCGCGTGAGAGCAGTTTCCTGTTCAACAACCTGGTGTTGCTTGGCATCACCTTCTCCACGTTCTGGGGAACGATTTTCCCGATCATTTCGGAAGCCTTCCGCGGCGTGAAGATCACCGTTGGCCCGCCGTTCTACAACCAGGTGAATGTGCCCATCGGGCTGGTCTTGCTGGCTCTGGTCGGCATCGGTCCGGTCATTGCCTGGCGCAAGGCGACGTGGTCCAACCTCAAAAAGAATTTCACAAAACCGGTACTGGTGGCGCTGGCCGGAGCGGCGGTGCTGTTTCCCTTCGTGCCGTTGACGGACAAGGCGGAAATCTATTCGTACATCACGTTCATCCTCTGCTTTTTCGTGCTGGCCTCGATCCTCACCGAGTTTTACAAGGGGGCCATCGCGCGCCATGCGGCGCATGAGGAATCGTATCCGTCTGCATTGTCGCAACTGGTCTGGAAGAACAAGCGGCGTTACGGCGGCTACACCGTCCACATCGGCGTGGTGCTGCTGTTCGCGGGCATCGCCGGGTCGCAGGCCTACGATACGGAAATGCAGAAGCACGTGCAGATCGGTGAAACCGTCAAGCTGCGCAATTACGACATCACTTACGAGCGCTTGATGGTCAAGGAGCAGACGTCGGTCAAGACCCGCGTCATCGCGCAGTTGGGCATCTTCCAGGACGGCCGCCGCATCTGGACCGGCAACCCGGAAAAGGAATTTTACAAGGGACAGAAACAGCCCGTCACCGAAGTGGACCTGTTGTCCACGTATAAGGAAGACCTGTACCTGATTCTCGCGGATTTCAATCCCGACACCAGTGCGGCGACGATCAAGATTCACATCAACCCGATGGTGAGCTGGATGTGGACCGGTGCCTGGGTCATTGCCTTCGGCACGTCCATCTGCATGTGGCCGGACCGGTTGGAGTCACGCCGCCGTCTGGAACGCCTGAAGCGTCAGGAAGCCATTTTCATGCCGGCACAGGAGTGA
- a CDS encoding cytochrome c-type biogenesis protein translates to MRIKIITVALFVMWAGGSVPAFAATQLENLENALMCTCDDKCGKVLINCSCDHSEKMRGTLTQQLESGLTVKQIVQTYVDKHGETVLSAPTKSGFNLTAWVTPFVALMVGGFGVRKAIVAWTRKPGIVSTDAASGNGDSEDAPQKKAEDRPYQNRLKDELDRLET, encoded by the coding sequence ATGCGCATCAAAATCATAACCGTTGCATTGTTTGTCATGTGGGCGGGCGGGTCCGTTCCGGCATTTGCGGCGACGCAACTGGAAAACCTGGAAAACGCGTTGATGTGCACCTGCGATGACAAGTGCGGCAAAGTGCTCATCAATTGCAGTTGCGATCATTCTGAAAAAATGCGCGGCACGTTGACCCAGCAACTGGAATCGGGATTGACCGTCAAGCAGATCGTCCAGACCTATGTGGACAAGCATGGCGAGACCGTCCTGTCCGCTCCCACCAAATCCGGATTCAACCTCACCGCATGGGTCACGCCGTTTGTAGCGTTGATGGTCGGCGGTTTTGGCGTGCGCAAGGCGATCGTTGCCTGGACGCGCAAACCCGGCATCGTCTCGACGGACGCGGCATCCGGCAACGGCGACAGCGAGGACGCACCGCAGAAAAAGGCTGAGGACCGACCGTATCAGAACCGGTTGAAAGACGAACTGGATCGGTTGGAAACTTGA
- a CDS encoding ABC transporter ATP-binding protein → MPEASAAQSNDIALAVRGLRKSFGHIEAVRGIEFDLKRGEFLTVFGPNGAGKTTLIRMLASLTRPTGGSATVAGYDVTANDPLMRREIGVISHASFLYADLSAFENVRFYAKMYGVEHPADRAKQVIDEVGLLPRLHDRVRTFSRGMLQRLSIARAIVHNPSILFLDEPYTGLDQHASLKLREQLETLHTQHRTVLMTTHDFARGLEMCDRVAIQARGRFVLHEPVHNIDTRCFEKLYLEQVGQSG, encoded by the coding sequence ATGCCCGAAGCCTCCGCCGCCCAGTCGAACGACATCGCCCTCGCTGTGCGGGGCTTGCGGAAAAGTTTCGGACACATCGAGGCGGTGCGTGGCATTGAGTTCGACCTGAAGCGCGGCGAGTTCCTGACCGTATTCGGCCCCAACGGTGCCGGCAAAACGACGCTCATCCGCATGCTGGCGTCTCTGACGCGTCCCACCGGCGGCAGCGCCACGGTGGCGGGTTACGATGTCACCGCCAACGATCCCCTCATGCGGCGCGAGATCGGGGTGATCTCCCACGCCAGCTTTTTGTACGCGGACCTGTCGGCGTTCGAGAACGTGCGGTTCTACGCGAAAATGTACGGCGTCGAGCACCCGGCGGATCGCGCCAAACAGGTGATCGATGAAGTCGGCCTGCTGCCGCGCCTGCACGACCGCGTGCGCACGTTTTCGCGCGGCATGCTGCAACGCCTGTCCATCGCCCGCGCCATCGTGCACAACCCGTCGATCCTGTTTCTTGACGAACCGTACACCGGGCTGGACCAGCACGCGTCGCTGAAACTGCGCGAACAACTGGAAACGCTGCACACCCAGCACCGCACGGTGTTGATGACGACGCACGACTTTGCGCGCGGACTGGAAATGTGCGACCGCGTTGCCATTCAGGCGCGAGGCCGGTTTGTGTTGCACGAGCCGGTGCACAACATCGACACCCGCTGCTTTGAAAAACTGTATCTGGAGCAGGTCGGCCAGTCCGGTTGA
- a CDS encoding heme exporter protein CcmB, whose amino-acid sequence MNGYFQQIGAIAGKDFSTEFKTRELFSSMFVFGLLVILIFIFSVDLSLVNANAVGPGVLWVAILFAGTLGLNRSFTLEKENGCLQGLILTPVDRSAIYFGKMLSNLAFLLIMEAFLLPVFMVFFNVDILSHLGPLLVVLFLGTLGFSALGTLLSSLSSNLKTREIMLPILLYPLMVPIAIGSVRMTSQILMGKSLADNLNWLGLTVCFDVIFIGVSIMTIDYIFEE is encoded by the coding sequence ATGAACGGATATTTTCAACAGATCGGCGCCATTGCCGGCAAGGATTTCAGCACCGAGTTCAAGACGCGGGAGTTGTTCAGTTCGATGTTCGTCTTCGGCCTGCTGGTGATCCTGATTTTTATTTTTTCCGTCGATCTCAGTCTGGTCAACGCCAACGCCGTCGGCCCCGGTGTTCTCTGGGTTGCCATCCTGTTTGCGGGCACGCTGGGCCTCAACCGGTCGTTCACGCTGGAAAAAGAAAACGGTTGTCTGCAAGGGTTGATCCTGACGCCGGTCGATCGGTCGGCAATTTATTTCGGTAAAATGCTGAGCAACCTGGCGTTCCTGCTCATCATGGAAGCGTTTCTGCTGCCCGTGTTCATGGTGTTTTTCAACGTCGATATCCTGTCGCATCTGGGGCCGCTGCTGGTGGTCCTGTTTCTGGGGACGCTCGGATTCAGCGCGCTGGGCACGTTGCTGTCGTCGTTGTCGTCGAACCTGAAAACGCGCGAGATCATGTTGCCGATCCTGCTGTACCCGCTGATGGTGCCCATCGCCATCGGGTCCGTGCGCATGACCAGCCAGATCCTGATGGGCAAGTCGCTTGCCGACAACCTCAACTGGCTTGGATTGACCGTGTGTTTCGATGTGATCTTCATCGGTGTGTCCATCATGACCATCGATTACATTTTCGAGGAGTGA
- a CDS encoding CcmD family protein — MDNLGFLFAANLFVWGGILVYVFTLMKRNRSLKADLDLLNETLNKDKRND; from the coding sequence ATGGACAACCTGGGATTTTTGTTTGCCGCCAACCTGTTCGTGTGGGGCGGCATACTCGTTTACGTGTTCACTCTCATGAAGCGCAACCGTTCCCTGAAGGCGGACCTGGACCTGCTGAATGAAACCCTCAACAAGGACAAGCGGAATGACTGA
- the ccsA gene encoding cytochrome c biogenesis protein CcsA: MTDRDEAASENGGNGGVLLALTLGAVVAMLVAIFIYVPTEATEGVVQRIMYFHIPSAWIAFFAFFVVFLCSILFLWKGDREWDIYAHASAEVGVLFCSLVLITGPIWAKPIWGTWWVWDARLTSTLVLWLIYVAYLMLRVQTDAGSTRAKYAAVVGIVGFLDIPLIHFSVLWWRTFHPKPKMITPEGFGAGMDTPMIITLMVALGAFTLLYFLLMSQRVAIERMKDEVDRLKKEKLYSH; the protein is encoded by the coding sequence ATGACTGACCGTGACGAGGCCGCATCCGAAAACGGCGGCAACGGCGGCGTCCTGCTGGCGTTGACGCTGGGGGCTGTGGTGGCGATGCTGGTGGCCATTTTTATCTATGTGCCGACCGAGGCCACCGAGGGCGTGGTGCAGCGCATCATGTATTTTCATATCCCGTCGGCGTGGATCGCGTTCTTCGCGTTCTTCGTGGTGTTCCTGTGCAGCATTCTGTTCTTATGGAAAGGGGATCGCGAATGGGATATCTACGCGCATGCTTCGGCGGAAGTGGGCGTGCTGTTCTGTTCGCTGGTGCTCATCACCGGACCCATCTGGGCCAAACCCATCTGGGGCACCTGGTGGGTATGGGATGCGCGGTTGACCTCGACCTTGGTGCTGTGGCTGATTTATGTGGCGTACCTGATGCTGCGCGTGCAGACCGATGCCGGATCCACTCGCGCCAAGTACGCGGCGGTGGTCGGCATCGTCGGGTTTCTCGACATTCCCCTGATTCATTTCTCGGTCCTGTGGTGGCGGACGTTCCATCCCAAACCCAAGATGATCACGCCCGAAGGATTTGGCGCCGGCATGGACACGCCCATGATCATCACGCTGATGGTCGCGCTCGGTGCGTTCACTCTTTTATATTTTCTATTGATGTCGCAGCGCGTGGCCATCGAACGGATGAAAGATGAAGTCGATCGACTCAAAAAAGAAAAGCTCTACTCTCATTAA
- a CDS encoding peroxiredoxin family protein: MKSIDSKKKSSTLIKKYAAIYVVLFIGALMLFVSHYYETPVTTEDVQVASVHTQERSAVGYMAPGFTVRNLDGNRISLEDYKGQVVVLNLWATWCGPCRIEMPGFENLYRRFRSEGLTILAVSLDKDNDQKVRDFVKEYKLSFPVVLDPQQKVESRYNTFTIPTTYVIDREGRIVAVVDGAKNWESRETFDALELLLKKS, translated from the coding sequence ATGAAGTCGATCGACTCAAAAAAGAAAAGCTCTACTCTCATTAAGAAGTATGCTGCGATCTATGTGGTGTTGTTCATCGGCGCACTGATGCTGTTCGTCAGCCATTATTATGAAACGCCGGTGACGACGGAGGACGTGCAGGTCGCTTCCGTGCACACGCAAGAACGTTCCGCGGTGGGCTACATGGCGCCCGGTTTCACCGTGCGCAACCTGGATGGCAACCGCATCAGCCTTGAAGATTATAAGGGCCAGGTGGTGGTGCTCAACCTGTGGGCGACGTGGTGTGGCCCTTGCCGAATCGAGATGCCCGGATTTGAAAATCTGTACCGGCGCTTCCGTTCCGAAGGATTGACCATCCTCGCGGTCAGTCTGGACAAGGACAACGATCAGAAAGTCCGCGACTTCGTGAAGGAATACAAGCTGTCGTTCCCGGTGGTGCTGGACCCGCAGCAGAAGGTGGAAAGCCGGTACAACACGTTCACCATTCCGACCACGTATGTCATCGACCGGGAAGGGCGGATCGTCGCGGTGGTGGATGGCGCGAAGAACTGGGAATCGCGGGAAACCTTCGACGCGCTCGAACTCCTGTTAAAAAAATCCTGA
- a CDS encoding nuclear transport factor 2 family protein: METNALILEANNAFYEAFNKQDLDAMKALWQDDGAAVCIHPGWPVLRGYTPIIQSWKDIFDNTDHMEIRLSDVGVLVTGDLAWVGCQENLFSIHMAGVQTSHVHATNLFRSVNGAWKMILHHAASVPPRSQPGGEER; this comes from the coding sequence ATGGAAACCAACGCCCTGATTCTGGAAGCCAACAACGCATTTTACGAGGCTTTCAACAAACAGGATCTGGACGCAATGAAGGCCCTGTGGCAGGACGATGGGGCGGCGGTGTGCATCCATCCCGGCTGGCCGGTGCTGCGCGGCTATACGCCGATCATCCAGAGTTGGAAGGACATCTTCGACAACACCGACCACATGGAAATCCGATTGAGCGATGTGGGCGTGTTGGTGACGGGTGATCTGGCGTGGGTCGGTTGTCAGGAAAACCTGTTTTCCATTCACATGGCCGGTGTGCAGACCTCGCACGTGCACGCCACCAACCTGTTCCGCTCGGTGAACGGTGCATGGAAAATGATTCTGCACCACGCCGCCTCGGTGCCGCCACGCTCCCAGCCTGGTGGCGAAGAACGCTAG